From a region of the Deinococcus terrestris genome:
- a CDS encoding LacI family DNA-binding transcriptional regulator, giving the protein MTRKPTIQDVARQAGVGVGTVSRVLNNHPSVRGATREGVLRAIADLDYTPNPHARRIAGGKSYTISVLLPVVTTEFYVRLLDGLENAFQAARYDVAIFPLLDRSRLERYLGSHTLAYQADGLVMATYNLTSLLAERRVRTGQPTVLVDAYAEGVDCAYMDNRTGGRLAGEYAATLPGDLYAIWVETELDQLFTTRVFEDRRSGFVQALAAAGRPLHGEFTASFDPLAARTVAAGLLDAAALPCTVFASADLLAGALLDEVHARGLKIGEDVRVIGFDDQPWAAARDLTTLHQPVEAMGFEAAGLLLGRLGGYRGPARARRFEPRLVVRGSA; this is encoded by the coding sequence GTGACGCGCAAACCCACGATTCAGGATGTGGCCCGGCAGGCCGGGGTGGGGGTCGGCACCGTGTCGCGCGTGCTGAACAACCATCCGTCGGTGCGCGGCGCCACCCGCGAGGGCGTGCTGCGGGCCATCGCCGACCTCGACTACACGCCCAATCCGCACGCCCGCCGGATCGCGGGGGGCAAGAGCTACACCATCAGCGTGCTGCTGCCCGTCGTGACCACCGAGTTCTATGTGCGGCTGCTCGACGGGCTGGAAAACGCGTTTCAGGCCGCCCGCTACGACGTGGCGATCTTTCCGCTGCTCGACCGCTCGCGGCTGGAGCGCTACCTCGGCTCGCACACGCTGGCGTACCAGGCCGACGGGCTGGTGATGGCGACCTACAACCTCACCTCGCTGCTTGCCGAACGGCGGGTCCGCACCGGGCAGCCCACCGTGCTGGTCGACGCCTATGCCGAGGGAGTGGACTGCGCCTACATGGACAACCGGACGGGCGGGCGCCTCGCCGGGGAGTACGCGGCGACCTTACCGGGCGACCTGTACGCGATCTGGGTCGAAACCGAACTCGACCAGCTCTTCACCACCCGCGTCTTCGAGGACCGCCGCAGCGGATTCGTGCAGGCGCTCGCGGCGGCGGGGCGCCCCCTGCACGGCGAATTCACCGCCAGCTTCGATCCTCTCGCGGCCCGGACGGTCGCCGCTGGCCTGCTCGACGCGGCGGCGCTGCCCTGCACGGTCTTCGCCTCCGCCGACCTGCTGGCGGGCGCCCTGCTCGACGAGGTCCACGCACGGGGCCTGAAGATCGGCGAGGACGTGCGGGTCATCGGCTTCGACGACCAGCCGTGGGCGGCGGCCCGCGACCTGACCACCCTGCACCAGCCGGTCGAGGCGATGGGGTTCGAGGCGGCGGGGTTGCTCCTCGGGCGGCTCGGCGGCTACCGGGGTCCGGCCCGCGCCCGGCGCTTCGAGCCCCGGCTGGTCGTGCGCGGCTCGGCGTAG
- a CDS encoding cytochrome c oxidase assembly protein has product MTLPLMAPLSMTLAPADLNPGLAELLALRFDPLVWLPVLAVTALYFWQYVRARRTPEGRSNWPVWKTVLFGLGMVLLILSTQSAATNWTLNSMALYMARLMVLAEVVPPLLVLGLPRGIQIDPRRPFGRFLSVLLDPWVALAVWSAVIIFWNVPAGFNASVVTNTAAALLPALYLLSSLLVWSVVLRPLPTVQPAHIGSRGWFGLLAALPMMAVASVWLYSRQVLYTPYVGALCLWDLSPLQNQQISGWIMMLAGLPAMALALVQLMMWLIKLADGEQGGTPPAVGD; this is encoded by the coding sequence ATGACCCTGCCCCTGATGGCCCCCCTTTCCATGACCCTGGCCCCCGCCGACCTCAACCCCGGCCTGGCCGAGCTGCTGGCGCTGCGTTTCGACCCCCTGGTGTGGCTGCCCGTGCTGGCAGTGACGGCGCTGTACTTCTGGCAGTACGTCCGCGCCCGCCGCACCCCGGAGGGCCGCTCGAACTGGCCGGTGTGGAAGACGGTGCTCTTCGGTCTCGGCATGGTGCTGCTGATTCTCTCGACCCAGTCGGCGGCGACGAACTGGACCCTGAACAGCATGGCCCTGTACATGGCCCGGCTGATGGTGCTGGCTGAGGTGGTGCCCCCGCTGCTGGTGCTGGGGCTGCCGCGCGGGATTCAGATTGACCCGCGCCGTCCCTTCGGGCGATTCCTGAGCGTGCTGCTGGACCCCTGGGTGGCGCTGGCAGTGTGGAGTGCGGTCATCATCTTCTGGAATGTCCCGGCAGGCTTCAACGCCTCGGTGGTCACGAATACGGCCGCCGCGCTGCTGCCCGCCCTCTACCTGCTGAGCAGCCTGCTGGTCTGGAGCGTGGTGCTGCGTCCCCTGCCCACTGTGCAACCCGCGCATATCGGCTCGCGCGGGTGGTTCGGCCTGCTCGCCGCCCTGCCCATGATGGCGGTCGCCAGCGTGTGGCTGTACTCGCGGCAGGTCCTGTACACGCCCTACGTGGGGGCGCTGTGCCTGTGGGACCTCAGCCCGCTGCAAAACCAGCAGATCAGCGGCTGGATTATGATGCTGGCCGGACTGCCCGCGATGGCTCTGGCGCTGGTGCAACTGATGATGTGGCTGATCAAGCTCGCCGACGGGGAGCAGGGGGGGACGCCGCCCGCGGTGGGGGACTGA
- a CDS encoding thymidine kinase — protein sequence MLKSPYHGGHLEVIVGPMFSGKSEELIRRVTRAVIARQRVAVFKPALDSRYHTAHVASHAGRSLEAVAVPGAAAIRAHLLGEGDLLSDPGLTLPDVVGIDEAQFFGPELGPLVLDLADRGVRVILAGLDLDFRAEPFGCMPDLLARAESVEKLTAICTVCGAPATRSQRLIAGEPARSDDPVVLVGAQEAYEARCRVHHAVRQAAASPASSHESGVCRD from the coding sequence GTGCTGAAGTCCCCCTACCACGGCGGTCACCTCGAAGTCATCGTCGGACCGATGTTCAGCGGCAAGAGCGAGGAACTGATCCGGCGGGTGACGCGGGCGGTGATCGCCCGGCAACGGGTGGCGGTGTTCAAACCCGCGCTGGACAGCCGTTACCACACGGCGCACGTCGCCAGCCACGCGGGTCGCAGTCTGGAGGCGGTCGCGGTGCCCGGCGCGGCGGCCATCCGGGCGCACCTGCTGGGCGAGGGCGACCTGCTCTCCGACCCCGGCCTGACCCTGCCCGACGTGGTGGGGATCGACGAGGCGCAGTTTTTCGGGCCGGAGCTGGGGCCGCTGGTGCTGGACCTTGCCGACCGGGGGGTGCGGGTGATTCTGGCCGGGCTGGACCTCGACTTCCGGGCCGAGCCCTTCGGGTGCATGCCCGACCTGCTCGCGCGGGCCGAGAGCGTGGAGAAGCTGACCGCCATCTGCACCGTGTGCGGCGCCCCGGCGACCCGCTCGCAGCGCCTGATCGCGGGAGAGCCCGCCCGCTCCGACGACCCGGTCGTGCTGGTCGGTGCCCAGGAAGCCTACGAAGCCCGCTGCCGGGTTCACCATGCGGTGCGGCAGGCGGCCGCGTCCCCGGCGTCTTCTCATGAGTCGGGGGTGTGCCGAGATTGA
- a CDS encoding GGDEF domain-containing protein, producing MSQPGSDPADPLAWDHTARTQRRMFGQLAWVGTLACLGTLAFQWPSPTPRDLIALPLLTALLLGLLLCVRRRWIGLIPAARGALLGLTVYFLVGLWPWPGSGGGYLSLLSESTYWFPVLYAGAYLLFAPREALQWSAVTYLLALAICLYRLFWGPEARSVDLAASVMQFQIVGLIMILMQATFGAQRGQLLAARQAARQDPLTGLANRRAGEERLAELAHAGRPFILVVFDLDHFKAVNDTHGHAVGDRVLQMTARLSRELLPPGGVATRWGGEEFLLILPPLEPGALRTLLAALRTRLAQERVDGVRGVTASFGVAVSMPGEAPERVVARADAAMYAAKAHGRDGVQHAEPSPAGQVGAGLDA from the coding sequence ATGAGCCAACCCGGTTCCGATCCCGCCGACCCGCTGGCCTGGGACCACACGGCGCGGACGCAGCGGCGGATGTTCGGGCAACTGGCCTGGGTAGGCACACTCGCCTGCCTGGGAACGCTGGCCTTCCAGTGGCCGAGCCCCACCCCGCGCGACCTGATCGCCCTGCCGCTGCTCACGGCGCTGCTGCTGGGGCTGCTGCTGTGCGTACGGCGGCGCTGGATCGGTCTGATTCCGGCGGCGCGGGGGGCGCTGCTGGGGCTCACGGTCTACTTTCTGGTGGGACTGTGGCCCTGGCCGGGCAGTGGGGGCGGGTACCTCTCGCTGCTCAGCGAGAGCACCTACTGGTTCCCGGTGCTGTACGCCGGAGCCTACCTGCTGTTCGCGCCCCGCGAGGCGCTGCAGTGGTCGGCGGTGACGTACCTGTTGGCGCTGGCGATCTGCCTCTACCGCCTCTTCTGGGGTCCGGAGGCCCGCAGCGTGGACCTCGCGGCCTCAGTGATGCAGTTTCAGATCGTCGGGCTGATCATGATCCTGATGCAGGCGACCTTCGGGGCACAGCGCGGGCAACTGCTCGCGGCGCGGCAGGCGGCGCGGCAAGATCCCCTGACGGGCCTCGCCAACCGGCGTGCCGGGGAGGAGCGGTTGGCGGAACTCGCTCACGCGGGGCGGCCCTTCATTCTGGTGGTTTTCGACCTCGACCATTTCAAGGCTGTCAACGACACCCACGGCCACGCGGTGGGCGACCGGGTTCTCCAGATGACGGCCCGGCTCTCGCGTGAACTGCTGCCCCCCGGCGGCGTGGCGACCCGCTGGGGCGGTGAGGAGTTTCTGCTTATCCTGCCGCCGCTGGAGCCCGGAGCACTGCGGACCCTGCTCGCCGCCCTGCGCACGCGGCTGGCCCAGGAGCGGGTGGACGGGGTAAGGGGGGTCACGGCGTCGTTCGGTGTGGCCGTCTCCATGCCAGGAGAGGCGCCCGAGCGGGTGGTGGCCCGTGCCGATGCGGCCATGTACGCGGCCAAGGCTCATGGCCGTGACGGCGTGCAGCACGCGGAGCCGTCGCCCGCGGGGCAGGTCGGTGCAGGCCTGGACGCTTGA
- a CDS encoding helix-hairpin-helix domain-containing protein: MAEVTRKALVSALKSTADLLDVLGEEPFRAQAYRGAARSLEALDTDVPTLLASGFEGVPKVGKGIAADLIAYAGGGSFGPLEDAASQVPAGVLGLFRVRGLGPKKIRSLWDAGIDSLEGLREAARDGRVAALKGFGAKSAGTILEAVEFALGAQDRQHLSTGQAVVEGLIARLGGLDPRPAGDVRRGLETVRTARVTVTGTADDVRARLEQVVEGLAPLEGKPLLAGRVDGVPVEVGYAPAEVRGALDLMLGGSTAYRESLRAEAKAKGFDLSGRGLRRGDTLLPTPTEEDVTRELGLPLRPAEYREPEHDAVWETLPPPGELVAVADIQGMLHTHSVWSDGAATLPEMVAAAQALGHAYLGTGDHSRAASYANGLSLERLRAYVQEIRALQGAGLPILAGAEVDILADGSLDYPDEDLLTLDYVVASVHSHFTLDPARQTERLVQAASHPLVTILGHPTGKLLLRRPGYALDLDAVLEACAANGTVVEINANPYRLDLDWRDVLRWRERLTFAVNTDAHVPGGLGDTRYGVAMARKAGLTSAQVVNTLSQAEFLAFVAGQRAGR, from the coding sequence AGGAGCCCTTCCGGGCACAGGCGTACCGGGGAGCGGCCCGCAGCCTGGAGGCGCTGGACACCGACGTGCCCACGCTGCTCGCGTCGGGCTTCGAGGGCGTCCCAAAGGTGGGCAAGGGCATCGCCGCCGACCTGATCGCCTACGCCGGGGGCGGGAGCTTCGGGCCGCTGGAGGACGCCGCGAGCCAGGTGCCTGCCGGGGTGCTGGGCTTATTTCGGGTGCGGGGGCTGGGGCCGAAAAAGATCCGGTCGCTGTGGGACGCCGGAATCGACTCGCTGGAAGGGCTGCGCGAGGCCGCCCGCGACGGCCGGGTCGCGGCGCTGAAAGGCTTCGGGGCCAAGAGTGCCGGAACCATTCTGGAGGCGGTGGAGTTCGCGCTGGGCGCCCAGGACCGCCAGCACCTCTCCACTGGGCAGGCCGTGGTGGAGGGGTTGATTGCCCGGCTCGGCGGCCTCGACCCCCGCCCCGCTGGGGACGTGCGCCGGGGATTGGAGACGGTGCGGACAGCGCGGGTGACGGTGACGGGCACGGCCGACGATGTGCGGGCGCGGCTGGAGCAAGTCGTCGAGGGCCTCGCCCCGCTGGAGGGCAAGCCGCTCCTGGCGGGCCGGGTGGACGGTGTTCCGGTGGAAGTCGGCTACGCGCCTGCCGAGGTGCGCGGCGCCCTCGACCTGATGCTGGGCGGAAGCACCGCCTACCGCGAATCCTTGCGGGCCGAGGCCAAGGCGAAGGGCTTCGACCTCAGCGGGCGGGGGCTGCGGCGGGGCGACACCCTCCTCCCCACCCCGACAGAAGAAGACGTGACCCGCGAACTGGGCCTGCCCCTGCGCCCCGCCGAGTACCGCGAGCCGGAACACGACGCGGTATGGGAGACGCTGCCGCCGCCGGGGGAACTCGTCGCGGTGGCGGACATTCAGGGCATGCTGCACACCCACTCGGTGTGGTCGGACGGGGCAGCGACCCTGCCGGAGATGGTGGCGGCGGCGCAGGCGCTGGGGCACGCCTACCTGGGCACCGGGGACCACTCGCGGGCGGCGAGCTACGCGAATGGCCTGAGCCTGGAGCGGTTGCGGGCCTACGTGCAGGAGATTCGTGCCCTCCAGGGCGCGGGGCTGCCCATCCTGGCGGGGGCAGAGGTGGACATCCTGGCCGACGGCTCGCTGGACTACCCGGACGAGGACCTGCTGACCCTGGACTACGTGGTGGCGAGCGTCCACAGTCACTTCACCCTGGACCCGGCCCGGCAGACCGAGCGGCTGGTGCAGGCGGCCTCGCACCCCTTAGTGACGATCCTGGGGCACCCCACCGGGAAGTTGCTGCTGCGCCGCCCCGGTTACGCCTTGGACCTGGACGCGGTGCTGGAGGCGTGCGCGGCGAACGGGACAGTTGTGGAGATCAATGCGAACCCTTACCGCCTGGATCTGGACTGGCGGGACGTGCTGCGGTGGCGCGAGCGGTTGACCTTCGCGGTGAACACCGATGCCCATGTCCCCGGCGGCCTGGGCGACACCCGTTACGGGGTGGCGATGGCGAGGAAAGCGGGGCTGACTTCGGCGCAGGTGGTGAACACGCTCTCGCAGGCCGAGTTTCTGGCGTTCGTGGCGGGGCAGCGGGCGGGGCGGTAG
- a CDS encoding SCO family protein, with the protein MTDPTPLPIAPRPRPWYLSALLAALAVALVLGGAWVYARVQSPFPYYGTAYTPPVAAATFRGTDQNGQPWTFTPGESGRATALFFGFTHCPNICPLTLAYLERARQALPEADRDRVDVVLVSVDPQRDTPERLKAYVEYFGKATGVRVPAPALPEVARAYGVGYQKADVKGPDDYQINHTTATYLIDAGGQLRVLWDYTQLTDVERVTRDLTHVLENPLP; encoded by the coding sequence ATGACTGACCCCACCCCACTGCCCATTGCCCCCCGCCCGCGTCCCTGGTACCTCTCGGCGCTGCTGGCGGCCCTGGCGGTGGCGCTGGTGCTGGGGGGCGCGTGGGTGTACGCCCGTGTGCAGAGTCCCTTCCCCTACTACGGCACGGCCTACACGCCTCCGGTGGCGGCCGCCACCTTCCGGGGCACCGACCAGAACGGGCAGCCCTGGACCTTCACGCCAGGGGAGTCGGGCCGGGCGACTGCTCTTTTCTTTGGCTTCACCCACTGCCCCAACATCTGCCCGCTGACGCTGGCGTACCTGGAGCGGGCGCGGCAGGCGCTGCCCGAGGCGGACCGTGACCGGGTGGACGTGGTGCTCGTCAGCGTGGACCCCCAGCGCGATACGCCCGAGCGCCTGAAGGCCTACGTGGAATACTTCGGGAAGGCGACCGGGGTGCGCGTGCCCGCGCCTGCCCTGCCGGAGGTCGCCCGCGCCTACGGGGTGGGCTACCAAAAGGCCGATGTGAAGGGACCGGACGACTACCAGATCAACCACACCACCGCCACCTACCTGATCGACGCGGGCGGACAGCTCCGCGTGCTGTGGGACTATACCCAGCTCACCGATGTGGAGCGGGTCACGCGCGACCTCACCCACGTTCTGGAGAACCCGCTGCCATGA
- a CDS encoding copper chaperone PCu(A)C produces MSRPTPLLLSLALAAVVIPAAAIRSQAGQAPSSPAHSGHTAAAPASSSTQRLPLGVQGASVIAVPPGATETSAGMTLRNPGKTPVVLTAARSSAAGHVMLMTTRRDAQGRVGMSGVKSLTVPAGGQLVLKPGGDHLMLMDLKRPLRLGERVPLVLVARDGRTLSVSATVRLP; encoded by the coding sequence ATGTCCAGACCGACCCCCCTGCTCCTTTCGCTGGCGCTCGCCGCCGTCGTGATTCCCGCCGCCGCGATTCGCAGCCAGGCGGGACAGGCTCCTTCCTCCCCGGCCCACTCTGGTCATACGGCGGCCGCCCCGGCCTCCAGCTCCACCCAGCGGCTGCCCCTCGGCGTGCAGGGGGCCAGCGTGATCGCGGTGCCGCCCGGCGCGACCGAGACGAGCGCGGGCATGACCCTGCGGAACCCCGGCAAGACGCCGGTGGTGCTGACCGCTGCCCGCAGCAGCGCCGCCGGACACGTCATGCTGATGACCACCCGGCGCGACGCGCAGGGGCGGGTCGGCATGAGCGGGGTGAAGAGCCTGACCGTTCCGGCGGGAGGCCAGCTCGTTCTGAAACCGGGCGGCGACCACCTGATGCTGATGGACCTGAAGCGCCCGCTGAGGCTCGGCGAGCGCGTTCCGCTGGTGCTTGTGGCGCGGGATGGCCGTACTCTGAGCGTCTCCGCCACTGTTCGCCTGCCCTGA